The following are encoded in a window of Ruficoccus amylovorans genomic DNA:
- a CDS encoding chemotaxis protein CheD, with translation MNNLLGITPKVVVGISDKAVSNHPDIVVLTYALGSCIGLLGYDPEARVVGMIHYMLADSSSYTEKARNSPCMFADTGLPMLMKDLMSFRASPKRLMFAIAGGASTNEQSDFFKIGAANIQAAEDFISRNGLRLKLRDVGGSHNRTLSFSTSSQTLSIKSPKGTTEHLLR, from the coding sequence ATGAATAATCTGCTGGGCATTACCCCAAAGGTCGTCGTCGGCATCTCGGACAAAGCGGTCTCCAACCACCCCGACATCGTTGTGTTAACCTACGCGCTCGGCTCCTGCATCGGCTTGCTCGGTTATGACCCCGAGGCGCGCGTGGTCGGGATGATCCACTATATGCTGGCCGACTCCAGCTCCTATACGGAAAAGGCCCGCAACAGCCCCTGCATGTTCGCCGACACCGGCCTGCCAATGCTGATGAAAGACCTCATGAGTTTCCGGGCGAGTCCCAAACGGCTGATGTTTGCCATCGCCGGGGGAGCTTCGACCAACGAGCAGAGCGACTTCTTTAAGATCGGGGCCGCCAATATCCAGGCCGCCGAGGATTTCATCTCCCGCAACGGCCTGCGCCTGAAACTGCGCGACGTGGGTGGCTCCCACAACCGGACGCTGAGCTTCTCCACGTCCAGCCAGACCCTCTCCATCAAAAGCCCCAAGGGAACCACGGAACATCTCTTACGCTGA